AGGGCATGTGGATCGGCTTGGCCGTTCTGAACGGGTTCTATCTGGTCGTTCGCATTTACGAGCAGATTTATGGCTGGCGCGCTGGCCTGGACTCGTTTGCGCCGGAGTTCCAGACCTATTGGATGTCGATCCTATGGACCGAGATTCCGCTTGAGCTGATCTCTGGCATTGGCCTTGCGGGCTTTCTTTGGAAGACGCGCACGCGCGACTTCTCGACGTTGACGGCGCGCGAAGAAATGCGCCGCCTGGTGGTTGAGGTGCAGTGGCTGGTGGTTTACGCCGCGGCCATTTACTGGGGCGCGTCGTTCTTCACGGAGCAGGACGGCACCTGGCACATGACGGTGATTCGCGACACGGACTTCACGCCGTCGCACATCATCGAGTTCTACATGAGCTACCCGATCTACTCGGTGATCGCGGTTGGCGGCTTCTTCTATGCGAAGACGCGTCTTCCGTATTTCGCCAAGGGCTATTCGGTGGCCTATCTGATCGTGGCGATTGGCCCGTTCATGATCATCCCGAACGTCGGCCTGAATGAATGGGGCCACACGTTCTGGTTCATGGAAGAACTGTTCGTTGCGCCGCTGCATTGGGGCTTCGTGTTCTTCGGCTGGATGGCGCTCGGCGTGTTCGGCGTCGTGCTTCAGCTGCTGATCAACGTTCAGCGTCTGATCGGCAAGGAAGGCGTCGCCCTCCTGACCGAGTAATCCGAGACTTCGCCGCCCGCTTCGCGGCGGGCGGCGTCTGGCTCTGAGCTTTTCGCGAAAACCAGAGAGCTTTTGCCTGTCGCTTTGGCGCGTGGGTTGGCTTGTTGCGGTCGAGCAGGGGTCTTCGGGCTCTGGGTCGATCGGGGGCGAAGGGCTTTAAGGATGCGGC
This window of the Methylocystis hirsuta genome carries:
- the amoC gene encoding bacterial ammonia monooxygenase, subunit AmoC → MSSTTDTAARAAAGTEAVVDLKGMWIGLAVLNGFYLVVRIYEQIYGWRAGLDSFAPEFQTYWMSILWTEIPLELISGIGLAGFLWKTRTRDFSTLTAREEMRRLVVEVQWLVVYAAAIYWGASFFTEQDGTWHMTVIRDTDFTPSHIIEFYMSYPIYSVIAVGGFFYAKTRLPYFAKGYSVAYLIVAIGPFMIIPNVGLNEWGHTFWFMEELFVAPLHWGFVFFGWMALGVFGVVLQLLINVQRLIGKEGVALLTE